One window of Pseudomonadota bacterium genomic DNA carries:
- the pqqA gene encoding pyrroloquinoline quinone precursor peptide PqqA → MWSKPEYTEMRFGFEVTMYIANR, encoded by the coding sequence ATGTGGAGCAAGCCTGAGTACACAGAAATGCGTTTTGGTTTTGAAGTAACAATGTATATCGCAAATCGTTAA
- a CDS encoding cytochrome b, producing the protein MIFRQERYNKFSILLHWVVALIVLTLVALGMYMHDIPKGHPDRAFFFNLHKSIGLTAGILMLVRLWWRHKNPPPALPSSVPRWQVFMSKLSHGLLYLCLIAMPIVGFSASQFTKYGVTYFGLFKIPPMGPNDPVIRDFLQSIHHDLAQVLMVLVGIHILAALYHWLVLRDGVIRRMLH; encoded by the coding sequence ATGATTTTTCGACAAGAGCGTTATAACAAGTTCTCAATACTGCTTCATTGGGTGGTTGCTCTAATCGTGTTGACTTTAGTTGCTCTAGGTATGTATATGCATGATATTCCCAAGGGCCATCCAGATCGAGCTTTCTTTTTTAATTTGCATAAATCTATCGGGTTAACAGCAGGAATACTGATGTTGGTTCGATTATGGTGGCGACACAAGAATCCACCACCCGCGCTGCCGTCATCAGTGCCTAGATGGCAGGTTTTTATGTCCAAGTTGTCACATGGCCTGCTTTATTTATGCCTCATTGCAATGCCTATCGTAGGTTTTTCTGCGTCACAATTTACTAAATATGGCGTCACGTATTTTGGTCTATTTAAAATACCTCCGATGGGTCCCAATGATCCAGTTATTCGTGATTTTTTGCAATCGATCCACCATGATTTAGCGCAGGTGCTGATGGTGTTGGTGGGTATCCATATTCTTGCTGCGCTTTATCATTGGTTGGTTCTCCGAGACGGTGTTATCAGACGTATGTTGCATTAA